One segment of Triticum aestivum cultivar Chinese Spring chromosome 2A, IWGSC CS RefSeq v2.1, whole genome shotgun sequence DNA contains the following:
- the LOC123186383 gene encoding uncharacterized protein: protein MALAAAASSVGVASVALLLILVANTSASDASLEGRRALPGREIHLEPIVTAENALVPVGSSPWRRSAEETPPSPANNSLVLAAKRTRRNDPSANNTVYGGGWNISEMHYWASVGYTGVPLFFLALVWFVGFGVVMLVISCCWCCCCFCRDRSDDYSPASFNASLVLLVILTIATIVGCLLLNIGQMAFHTSTIDTVDYVVGQGNLTVDNLRNFAGSLAAAKNIGVDQIFLPVEVQRKIDVVEEKLNSSANEFSARIVLNSDKIKNVVDLMQVALMDVGSIMLVLAILGLIFSVLGLQCFVSLLVIAGWVLVTFTLMMAGGFVLLHNVVGDTCVAMDEWVTHPQDHTALDDILPCVDVGTANESMHRSEEVTAQLVALVNNVIVNISNRDFPPGLQPLYFNQSGPKMPVLCNPVKPDMSPRECASGEVDFKTAPGEWKRFQCQAKGPVGKEVCTTVGRVTPAAYNQMTAAASISMGLYEYGPFLMNLQDCTFVRETFTSISVNNCPGLRYFSKTVYHGLILVSASVMVSIVCWMVHTRQRSLRGKQE from the exons ATGGCGTTGGCCGCCGCCGCGTCGTCGGTCGGCGTCGCCTCCGTCGCTCTGCTCTTGATCCTCGTCGCCAATACCTCGGCTTCGGATGCTAGTTTGGAAGGGAGGCGCGCCTTGCCAG GTCGCGAGATTCACCTTGAGCCAATTGTCACTGCAGAAAATGCACTGGTGCCGGTGGGCTCATCGCCATGGAGGAGATCGGCGGAGGAGACACCACCGTCGCCGGCGAACAACTCGCTCGTGCTGGCGGCGAAGAGGACCCGCCGGAACGACCCCAGCGCGAACAACACAGTGTACGGCGGCGGGTGGAACATCAGCGAGATGCATTACTGGGCT TCCGTGGGCTACACCGGCGTCCCGCTCTTCTTTCTCGCCCTCGTCTGGTTCGTCGGCTTCGGGGTCGTCATGCTCGTCATCTcctgctgctggtgctgctgctgcttctgccgGGACCGGAGCGACGACTATTCGCCCGCCTCCTTCAacgcctccctcgtcctcctcgtcatcCTCACCATCGCCACCAT CGTGGGGTGTCTGCTGCTGAACATCGGGCAGATGGCGTTCCACACCAGCACGATCGACACGGTGGACTACGTGGTGGGGCAGGGCAACCTGACGGTGGACAACCTGAGGAACTTCGCGGGGAGCCTGGCCGCCGCCAAGAACATCGGGGTGGACCAGATCTTCCTCCCTGTCGAGGTCCAGCGCAAGATCGACGTCGTCGAGGAGAAGCTCAACTCCTCCGCCAACGAGTTCTCGGCCCGCATCGTGCTCAACTCCGACAAGATCAAGAACGTGGTAGACCTGAT GCAGGTAGCCCTGATGGATGTTGGAAGTATCATGCTTGTCCTTGCCATACTCGGACTCA TATTCTCCGTGTTGGGGCTGCAGTGTTTTGTCTCCCT GCTGGTGATCGCCGGATGGGTACTCGTCACCTTCACCCTCATGATGGCCGGCGGCTTCGTCCTCCTGCACAA CGTGGTGGGGGACACGTGCGTCGCCATGGACGAGTGGGTGACGCACCCACAGGACCACACGGCGCTGGACGACATCCTCCCCTGCGTGGACGTGGGGACGGCGAACGAGTCCATGCACCGGAGCGAGGAGGTGACGGCGCAGCTGGTGGCGCTCGTCAACAACGTCATCGTCAACATCTCCAACCGGGACTTCCCGCCGGGGCTGCAGCCGCTCTACTTCAACCAGTCGGGGCCCAAGATGCCGGTGCTCTGCAACCCCGTCAAGCCGGACATGAGCCCCCGCGAGTGCGCCTCCGGCGAGGTCGACTTCAAGACGGCGCCGGGGGAGTGGAAGCGGTTCCAGTGCCAGGCCAAGGGCCCCGTCGGGAAGGAGGTGTGCACGACGGTGGGGCGGGTCACGCCGGCGGCCTACAACCagatgacggcggcggcgagcaTCAGCATGGGGCTGTACGAGTACGGGCCGTTCCTGATGAACCTCCAGGACTGCACCTTCGTCCGGGAGACCTTCACCTCCATCAGCGTCAACAACTGCCCCGGCCTCCGGTATTTCAGCAAGACCGTCTACCACGGCCTCATCCTCGTATCCGCCTCCGTCATGGTCTCCATCGTCTGCTGGATGGTGCACACCAGGCAGCGCAGCCTTCGCGGCAAGCAGGAGTGA